The following DNA comes from Buttiauxella agrestis.
CGATGCTTGAGCTTGCCATGGCTAACAGCCAGTTGGTGACAACGTTAAATCAGACGAAAGGTTCATTATTGACGCGTTTGCGTGGCGATCGTGGTCAGCGCGGCACACGCCGCACACTGCACTACTATTTTGTCGCCCAGGATATTCACGAACGCGCAAGCTCATCACATATTCAATACCAGGCGCTGCGCGACAAATTCCGCTACAGCGATATTATGTTCCGCTTTCAACGCCTGCTATCCCTGCAATCTCAAGCCTGTTTGCAGCTCTCGCGCTCTGTTTTACTGCGGGTGAAATACCAACACGACCCACGCTTTGAGCGTGCATTTACGCATCTGGACGCTGCGATTGAAAGGCTGAAAACTGACCCAGCGCTGGCGAGCGAATTAAAAGCACTGGGTTATCTGGTGAGTAACTTGCGCGCAATTGACGCTCAACTGGCGACGATTGAGTCTGAGCAGGCGCTGGCAGCACCGGAAAATAATATCGAAAACCGCCTGCTTGATGACCGTTTGACCGGCTTTGGTGATATGTGGCAACGGTTGAAGCGCAATCTGACACCGGAGTCTGCTTTATTCCGCCATGCGGTACGCATGTCTGTGGTGCTGTGCGTCGGCTACGCGTTTATTCAGTTTACCGGGCTAAAACATGGTTACTGGATACTTCTGACCAGCCTGTTTGTTTGCCAGCCCAACTACAGTGCCACTCGTCGCCGCTTAGCGCTTCGTATAATTGGCACGTTAGTCGGCGTGGCAGTCGGTTTACCGGTTCTCTATTTTGTGCCGTCACTGGAAGGGCAACTGGTTTTAATTGTTATCACCGGCGTGCTGTTTTTTGCCTTCCGCAACGTGCAATACGCTCACGCCACTATGTTCATCACATTGCTGGTGTTGCTGTGTTTCAACCTGTTGGGTGAAGGTTTTGAAGTCGCCATGCCGCGAATTTTCGACACCCTTTTGGGATGTGGGATTGCATGGGCGGCGGTGAGTTTCATCTGGCCGGACTGGCGATTCCGTCGGCTGCCATTAGTGGTAGAACGGGCATTCAATGCCAATTGCCGCTATCTGGATGCCATTCTCGAGCAATATCATCAAGGTCGTGA
Coding sequences within:
- the yccS gene encoding YccS family putative transporter, which gives rise to MLSPILRRYTWNSAWLYNLRIFIALTGTAALPWWLGEVKLTIPLTLGVVAAALADLDDRLAGRLRNLLITLVSFFIASASVELLYPWPLLFGIGLMISTSGFILLGGLGQRYATIAFGALLIAIYTMLGISLYDHWYQQPILLLAGAIWYNFLTLAGHLIFPIRPLQDNLARCYESLARYLEVKATLFDPDIEEESQAPMLELAMANSQLVTTLNQTKGSLLTRLRGDRGQRGTRRTLHYYFVAQDIHERASSSHIQYQALRDKFRYSDIMFRFQRLLSLQSQACLQLSRSVLLRVKYQHDPRFERAFTHLDAAIERLKTDPALASELKALGYLVSNLRAIDAQLATIESEQALAAPENNIENRLLDDRLTGFGDMWQRLKRNLTPESALFRHAVRMSVVLCVGYAFIQFTGLKHGYWILLTSLFVCQPNYSATRRRLALRIIGTLVGVAVGLPVLYFVPSLEGQLVLIVITGVLFFAFRNVQYAHATMFITLLVLLCFNLLGEGFEVAMPRIFDTLLGCGIAWAAVSFIWPDWRFRRLPLVVERAFNANCRYLDAILEQYHQGRDNRLEYRIARRDAHNKDAELASVVSNMSSEPRVTPEARETAFRLLCLNHTFNSYISALGAHREMLTNEDILLLLDDAVCYVDDALHHLPADEERVQKALQGLSERITSLEPQPETKEPLVLQQIGLLVALLPEISRLQQLVTQQYD